From a region of the Triticum aestivum cultivar Chinese Spring chromosome 7D, IWGSC CS RefSeq v2.1, whole genome shotgun sequence genome:
- the LOC123170971 gene encoding uncharacterized protein: protein MAADADAVRAARIAKRKAREAKKSSIPAMRYTSPASRDTPDPMATLQFKSVKITSIKECLHWPLQVFGIVAARDILDNKRNIIFHRPRNSCQTITEEDPYLALTGPSRAIAVSIDPSYIEVSLKVKGTTKAEDKDLSDLVVTYRSGYCLTGVYPSRLSTLKFEFSHVSITVEATICIKLTGGSWPIGFQSVFTAGTSTDDVLVKLLDSGHDGLPVDANGVTKLSRRVVSVGLEKFLKVYLMAISINEKQVVESSEATFKPERAGISLINLSLGFCSMEVAVAWSCFCDE, encoded by the exons ATGGCAGCCGACGCGGATGCTGTACGGGCCGCCAGGATTGCCAAGAGGAAGGCCAGAGAGGCCAAAAAAT CATCTATCCCTGCCATGCGTTATACGTCCCCTGCTTCCCGTGACACGCCCGATCCCATGGCTACTCTACAGTTCAAGTCAGTCAAAATCACATCAATCAAAGAGTGCTTACACTGGCCACTGCAAGTGTTTGGTATCGTTGCTGCACGTGATATCCTGGATAACAAGCGCAACATTATTTTCCACCGTCCGAGAAATAGCTGCCAGACCATCACTGAAGAG GATCCATATCTTGCATTGACCGGCCCCAGTCGAGCTATTGCGGTGTCAATAGACCCTTCCTACATTGAGGTTTCCCTGAAAGTCAAGGGCACTACAAAAGCTGAGGATAAAGATCTGAGTGATCTTGTTGTGACTTACAGAAGTGGGTATTGCCTAACTGGTGTTTACCCTAGCAGGCTCAGCACGCTGAAATTTGAATTCAGCCATGTTAGTATCACTGTGGAGGCCACAATCTGTATAAAACTCACTGGTGGGTCATGGCCAATTGGTTTCCAAAGTGTATTCACTGCTGGCACCTCTACTGATGATGTCCTCGTCAAATTACTTGATTCCGGACATGACGGGTTGCCTGTCGATGCCAATGGTGTGACCAAGCTCTCGCGTCGCGTGGTTTCTGTTGGACTTGAGAAGTTTCTAAAGGTTTATCTCATGGCAATTTCGATTAATGAGAAACAAGTTGTTGAGAGTAGCGAGGCAACTTTTAAGCCTGAGAGGGCTGGTATTAGCCTAATCAATCTTAGTCTTGGCTTCTGTAGTATGGAAGTTGCCGTTGCTTGGTCATGTTTCTGTGATGAGTGA